A single Triticum dicoccoides isolate Atlit2015 ecotype Zavitan chromosome 2A, WEW_v2.0, whole genome shotgun sequence DNA region contains:
- the LOC119354533 gene encoding calcium-dependent protein kinase 17: MGNTCAGPSAGPSATADRHGFFSTVSVAVLWRPGAARAEPAVPPPDSCPSMCSSTSSAGPDVDESDLSSPSSDPNKPKVKRVQSAGLIAESVLKRDSERIKDLYTLGKKLGQGQFGTTYKCVEKATGKEFACKSIAKRKLVTEEDVEDVRREIQIMHHLAGHPNVISIVGAYEDAVAVHLVMELCAGGELFDRIIQRGHYSEKAAAQLARVIIGIVEACHSLGVMHRDLKPENFLFVNQKEDSPLKTIDFGLSIFFKPGGIYSDVVGSPYYVAPEVLLKQYGCEVDVWSAGVIIYILLSGVPPFWDESEQGIFEQVLQGDLDFSSEPWPSISKSAKDLVRKMLNRDPGKRLTAHEALCHPWVCVDGVAPDKPLDSAVLTRLKQFSAMNKLKKMALRVIAENLSEDEIAGLREMFKMLDTDNSGQITLEELKTGLQRVGANLKESEIATLMEAADIDNSGSIDYGEFLAATLHLNKVEREDNLFAAFSYFDKDGSGYITQDELQKACEEFGIGDAHLDDIIRDIDQDNDGRIDYNEFVTMMQKGNNPLGKKGQGQMSFGLREALKIR, from the exons ATGGGGAACACctgcgccggccccagcgccggccCCAGCGCCACGGCGGACCGCCACGGATTCTTCAGCACCGTCTCCGTCGCCGTACTGTGGCGCCCCGGCGCCGCCCGCGCCGAGCCGGCGGTCCCACCGCCCGACTCCTGCCCCTCCATGTGCTCCTCCACCTCGTCCGCGGGCCCCGATGTCGACGAATCCGACCTCTCCTCTCCCTCCTCCGACCCTAACAAGCCCAAGGTAAAGCGCGTCCAGAGCGCCGGCCTCATCGCCGAATCCGTCCTCAAGCGCGACTCGGAGCGCATCAAGGACCTCTACACCCTAGGCAAGAAGCTGGGACAGGGCCAGTTTGGCACCACCTACAAGTGCGTCGAAAAGGCCACGGGAAAGGAGTTCGCCTGCAAGTCCATCGCAAAGCGGAAGCTCGTCACCGAGGAGGACGTCGAGGATGTGCGCCGCGAGATCCAGATTATGCACCACCTCGCCGGCCACCCGAACGTGATCTCCATAGTCGGGGCTTACGAGGATGCTGTTGCCGTGCACCTCGTCATGGAGCTCTGTGCGGGAGGGGAGCTGTTCGACAGGATCATACAGCGGGGGCACTACTCTGAGAAGGCCGCCGCGCAGCTGGCTAGGGTGATCATTGGGATTGTGGAGGCTTGCCATTCTCTTGGGGTCATGCACAGAGACCTCAAGCCAGAGAATTTCTTGTTTGTCAACCAAAAGGAGGACTCGCCACTCAAGACCATTGATTTCGGGCTCTCTATCTTTTTCAAACCAG GTGGAATTTATTCAGATGTCGTTGGAAGTCCTTACTATGTCGCCCCTGAGGTTCTGCTGAAACAGTATGGCTGCGAAGTAGATGTTTGGAGTGCCGGAGTAATAATTTATATCTTGTTGAGCGGGGTCCCTCCATTCTGGGATG AATCTGAGCAAGGGATATTTGAACAAGTTTTGCAAGGTGATCTTGATTTTTCATCCGAGCCCTGGCCCAGTATCTCAAAGAGTGCAAAGGATTTGGTTAGGAAAATGCTGAACCGTGATCCCGGAAAGAGATTGACTGCACATGAAGCTCTAT GTCATCCTTGGGTTTGTGTTGATGGAGTTGCTCCTGACAAGCCACTTGATTCTGCTGTCTTAACTAGATTGAAACAATTTTCAGCAATGAATAAACTAAAGAAGATGGCCCTTAGA GTAATTGCTGAGAATCTGTCTGAAGATGAAATTGCAGGATTGAGAGAGATGTTCAAAATGCTTGATACTGACAATAGTGGCCAAATCACATTGGAGGAACTAAAAACTGGCTTGCAGAGAGTTGGTGCCAACTTAAAAGAGTCAGAAATCGCAACTCTAATGGAAGCG GCGGATATTGATAACAGTGGGTCAATTGATTATGGGGAATTCCTTGCGGCAACATTGCATCTGAACAAGGTCGAGAGAGAAGATAATTTGTTTGCAGCATTCTCATACTTCGATAAAGATGGCAGTGGTTACATTACTCAAGATGAACTGCAAAAAGCATGTGAAGAGTTTGGTATAGGAGATGCACATCTTGACGATATTATCCGAGACATTGATCAAGACAAT GATGGCCGGATCGACTACAATGAATTTGTAACAATGATGCAGAAGGGGAATAATCCACTAGGGAAAAAGGGACAAGGGCAGATGAGCTTTGGTCTTAGGGAAGCATTGAAGATACGCTAG